Part of the Candidatus Omnitrophota bacterium genome, CAGCTCACTCAGAAAATGGTCAGTTCATCTATGAAGAATTTCTTTACTCCGGATGAGAAATCGCTTGCCAGGGTAGCAAAAAGAGAAGAAGCGGTAGACGCTTTAAGGGAGGGGATAACTAATTATCTGGTTGAGCTTATGCAGCGTGAGCTTAGCGAAGAAGAATCAAAGAAGATACCTCCGCTTATCCATGTTATTAACGATGTTGAGAGAATAGGTGACCATGCCGAAAACCTTATGCAACTTGCCCGGCAGAAGATGGATTCAAGCCTGTCATTTTCGGGTATGGCCAATGAAGAATTGAGGGGTATGCACGTTGACCTTGACGAGATGATTAATTGCTCTGTAAGGGCGCTTAGTGCGAATAGCACAGACGAGGCAAGGCGGGTTTTAGAACAGGAGTGCAAGATCAATTCTTTAAGAGACGGCCTTAAGTCTAATCATGTCAAAAGGCTTGAGAGAGGGCAGTGTAATGTATTATCAGGAGTTGTATTCCTTGATACAATTAGCAACCTCGAGAAAATAGGAGACCATCTTAATAACGTGGCTCAGGCTGTTATGGAAGGGCTTTAAGAGGGGATGAAGGAAAGAGTTTTAATAGTTGATGACGAGAAAGATATAGTTAAGATGCTTGAGTATAACCTTAAGAAAGAAGGTTATATCACTTATTCTGCTTTTGATGGGGAAGAAGCATTGAATCAGGTAGCAGCTAAGAAGCCGGATATTATTATACTGGATTTGATGTTACCGAAGATTGACGGCCTAGAAGTATGCAAAACTATAAAAAAAGATGATGAGCTTGCCTTTATACCGGTGATCATGCTCACGGCAAAAACGCAGGAGGCGGATAAAGTGGCGGGCTTAGAGATCGGGGCTGATGACTATATTACTAAACCTTTCAGCCCGAGAGAGCTAATTGCCAGGGTTAAGGCAGTGCTCCGCCGGGTAAAAGAGAAAGACAGAGCCCCTCAAATCTTTAATATCGGGAAGTTGATGGTAGATTTGAGTAAAATAACGGTTACGGTGAATAATACGGCGGTAGATTTGACTTCCAAGGAATTTGAATTACTGGCTGCTTTGATTAAAGCCAGGGGAAGGGTGCTCTCCCGTGAATATCTTTTAGATAATATTTGGGGCTATGATAATGCAATCGATATCCAGACCAGGACCGTGGATGTGCACATAATGGCCCTGCGCAGGAAATTGAAATCCGAAGCCAAGAGAATAATTACTGTCAAGAATTATGGCTATAAATTTAAGATAGAATAGGCAAAATATGCTGTTATTCAATGCCAAAAACAGAAGAATCAGGGAATTAACGGATAAATTAAATGCTATAGCTAGCGGAAGCCAAGACTACAAGTTTCGAACTGATTACAAAGATGGCATTGGGTCTTTATCAGAAGCGATTAGCCTTTGTGTCTCTTTATTCAGGGAGAAAGTCTCTGCCCTTGAGAAGGAAGTCGCAAAATCACATGCAATATTAAACAGCATGGCTGAAGGCGTTATTATAACCGATATAGAATCAAGGATCGTCTCTTTTAATCCCAGTATAGAAGAAATATTCCATGTTACCAGGGCAGCATCTCAGGGAAAATTCTTCCTTGAAGTAATAAGTAATACCGACATTTCCGAAGTTATAAGCGAAGTTTTAAGAAACAAAGAATTTATTTCGAGAGAAATTTCATTGTTATGGCCGGTACAAAGGGTATTCCATGTCAACGCCTCGCCTCTTTTGGAGGAGGAACGGATAAGCGGATGCCTGGTTGTAATCCATGATATAACTGAAATCAGAAGGCTCGAAGCTATGCGCCGTGATTTTATCGCTAATATATCGCATGAAATAAAAACTCCGCTTACTTCAATAAAAGGCTATGTTGAAACACTGTTAGAAGGGGCAATGGATGATAAAGAAAACCGTATTGAATTTCTTAATATCATACGTAATCATACCAACCGCCTGAATACTTTAATAGAAGATCTTCTGAACCTCTCGTATCTTGAATCAGGGAGCGCAGCTTTAGATAAAACCGCTGTTAATTTATACAATCTAACGCAAGAAGTATTGTCAGGATTCAAAGGCCAGGCTTTAAGAAGGAATATAAAGATAGTAAATAACCTGCCTTCAGATATATCGGTTGCAGCCGATAAAAACATGATGTATCAAGTCTTTAATAATCTCTTAGACAATGCGTTTAAGTTCAATAAAGATAACACAAGCATAAAAATATACTCTGAAACAATCAGTGGCTTGATAAAAGTTACTATAGAAGATTCAGGTTGTGGTATCCCTGAGAAAGAAGCCGGACGCATATTTGAGCGTTTCTATAGGGTTGATAAGGCGCGCTCCAGGGAATTAGGAGGCACAGGATTAGGCCTTTCTATAGTAAAGCATATAATTGAATTACACCTTGGGACTGTCGGCGTAGATAGTATTGAAGGCATAGGCTCAAAATTTTGGTTTACCATTCCTTGTTTGAGCGAATAGCCCGTTTAACCTTCCTCAAATTTTACACAGTTTTTACATATTCTATAAATGAAATTCATATGTATACGTTATATTTATCCTGTATCCTATCAACATATTAAAAAAGGAGGCAGGATGAAGAGATTTTTAGTTGCAGCTGCTGGTTTATTTCTTATGGCAATAAGTTCAGCTTACAGTTATGACGACGGTGATTTTCAGGTCTGGCATACCGAAACGCAGGAAAAGGAAATAAATAACAGCTTAAAAGTTGGATTAGAAGAAGAGGTGCGTTTTGGCGGTAGCGCAAGTGAATTGTATTATCACCATTATGACCTTGGTTTTGTAAAAAGCATAAATAAGAACCTTGATATAGGTGTCAATTACCGTCAGGTGTATGAAAAGAAAAGCGGCAAATTCAAGGAAGAGAACCGGCCGCATATTAACGCGGTATTGAAAACAAGTTTTTTGGGATGCCAGATAGATGACCGTAACCGTTTTCAATACAGGCACTTTGATTACAAGGCTGACCTTTGGCAATACAGGAATAAGCTTACGGTAAGGCTGCCTTTTAAATTCAGCCGCTTTGAATTTAAACCCTATATTAGTGATGAAGTATTTATTGACCTGGATGATAACGGTTTAAGCAGGAATAGATTTTACTCGGGGCTTGCTTTTAAATTATTCAAGGACCTTAAAGGTGAAATCTACTATTTGCTCCAAAGCAGCAAGGGTGCTACCCACTGGACAGATGCCAATGTTTTGGGAACCAAGGTTAAACTATCTTTTTAATGAAAATATACTAAGAATACGGAGGGTTTTATTATGAAGAAAAATATATTTATGCTGGTTGTTTCTGTATGCATTTGGTTAAATCCGCTTTTTGCCGCTTCTACTGATTCAATGCAAATCAAGGGTTCTGACACCATGGTAAACCTGGTTCAGTCCTGGGCTGAAGAGTATATGAATATAAACCATGATGACTTTATTGCTGTTACCGGGGGAGGTTCAGGTACCGGGATTGCAAGCCTGATAAGCGGTACTTGCGATATCGCCATGAGTTCGCGGGAGATTAAGACTAAAGAGATTGATATGGCTAAGCAAAGAGGCATAGAGCCCCATGAGATGAAAGTTGCCCTTGACGGTTTAGCTGTGGTAGTAAATCCGAAGAACCCGGTTGATAAACTTACCATAAACCAATTAGCTGATATCTTTACCGGCAGGATAAAGAATTGGAAAGAGTTAAACGGGCCCGATCAGAAAATCGTGATCTTATCCAGAGAAGTAAATTCCGGGACGCATGTATATTTTAAAGAACACGTCTTAAGAAATAATGATACGGCGTCGAAAAAGGAATTTGCGCCTTCGGCTTTGCTGCTTTCTTCTTCACAGGCTATTGCTGATGAAATTGCATCAAATCCTGCGGCGATCGGTTATTACGGTATGGGCTATATAAGCAAAGCCCAAAAAGCAATAGCTGTAGCAAAGGATGCGCGCTCTGCCTATATTACACCTACAATAGATAATGTTATTGACGGCAAATACCCAATATCAAGGCCGCTGTTTTTTTATACTAAGGGCTTACCCCAAGGAATTGTAAAAAGTTTTATAGATTTTATACTCTCTTCAAAAGGGCAGGAGATAGTTATAGATACGGATTTTGTGCCTATCAAACGATAATTATTTTATGCGCAAATTCAAGGAATCCATTATTGAGAAACTGATAATTGTATGCGGATTAGCATCCATATTTTTCGTAATACTCATTTTACTTTTTTTGTTAAAGGAAGGATTATCGGTATTCAAGACGGCAGGTTTTGTTGATTTTATTCTTGGCAGGAAATGGTATCCCATTTCTGAGCCTGCGCAGCTGGGCATATTACCATTGATTATCGGCTCTCTGCTTGTTACCTTTGGAGCGGTTGTTATTTCTGTGCCTATAGGTGTTGCTTGTGCTGTGTTTATTGCAGAGGTTGCTCCATCCAGGATAAAAGAGCTGCTTAAAGCGACAGTTGAGCTTTTATCAGCCATACCAAGCGTAGTCCTGGGTTTTGTCGGTATGGTAACTTTGGTGCCGTGGATAAAAAATATATTTCACTTACCTACCGGACTTACTGCTTTTTCAGGATCAATAATGCTTGCTTTTATGGCTATGCCGACAATTGTTTCTATCGCTGAAGATGCCTTATATTCTGTACCTAAAACATATAAGGAAGGCGCTTTAGCATTAGGTGCTACCCATTGGCAGGCTATCTATCGCGTAATGTTGCCCGCTGCTTCTTCCGGAATTCTGGCAGCAGTGATGCTGGGGATAGGCAGGGTTATCGGTGAAACAATGGCAGTAATGATGATAACCGGTAATGCCGCCGTTATCCCGACAAGTTTATTCCAGCCAGTAAGGACACTTACTGCGACTATTGCTGCAGAAATGGGTGAAACTGTTGTAGGCAGCGAACATTATTTCGCACTTTTTGCTATTGGTATTGTGCTGTTTATTATCAGTTTTTTAATAAATGTAACAGCGGACCTGTTTTTACATAAAAAAAGATGAAACATAATCCGAAGAGGTCACAAAATATCGCTTTTTTCTTTATGCTCCTGGCTACGTTTTTGATAGTCCTGCCCGTAGGCCTGATAGTTTTTGCAATTATAAAGAAAGGTATACCGGCTATTAGCTGGGAGTTCCTTACGGAAATGCCTAGGCAGGGAATGCGCGCAGGAGGCATTTTCCCTGCTATAATCGGGACTTTCTACCTTGTCTCCGGGGCCATTCTATTTGCTTTGCCTATAGGCCTGCTTTCTGCGATATATTTGAGCGAATATGCCAAAGACAATTTGCTTACGCGCATAATCAAACTGGCTATAGTTAATCTGGCAGGCGTACCTTCGGTAGTTTACGGGTTGTTCGGACTTGCTTTATTTGTCATCTTCCTCAAATTCGGGGCTTCCATTTTATCAGGTTCGCTTACCTTGGGGATTATGATTTTACCGATAATTATTACTTCTTCCCGTGAGGCTTTAGAGAGTGTTCCATATTCTTTCAGGGAGGCAAGCTGGTCGCTTGGGGCAAGCAAATGGCAGACGATAAGGTATGTAGTTTTACCTAATGCCATCCCCGGTATTCTGACCGGGACAATTTTAGGATTGGGCAGGGCAGCAGGAGAAACCGCTCCCATACTTTTTACAGTAGCCGCTTTCTATCTGCCCAGGCTGCCAAAGTCCATTTTTGACCAGGCCATGGCTCTGCCTTATCATCTTTATGTGATTTCAACGCAGGTTCCCAATGTGGACGAGAAGATAAGATATGGGACTGCTCTGGTTTTGTTGTCATTAGTTTTATTCATGAATCTGATAGCGATAGTTATAAGGTACCATTTTAGGAAAAAGAAAAAATGGTAAACAGGCGCATTTATCACAGAGGTTTTACGAATGGTTAAATTCAGCATAAAAGATCTCAATGTATGGTTTGGCCAGGTTACTGCCTTAAGAGAGGTGAGCCTTGATATACAAGAAAACGAAATACTCAGTATCATAGGTCCGTCCAACAGCGGCAAGACAACTTTCTTAAGGATGCTTAACCGTTTAAACGAGCTTCAACCCGGATTCAGGATGTTCGGAAGAGTATTGCTGGATAACAGGAATATCATGAATATTGACGCTGAATTATTACGCAGGCAGGTGGGAATGGTTTTTGCATTGCCGTTACCTTTACCTATGTCTATATTTGACAATGTTGCTTATGGCATAAAGATGCAGGGAGGCTTTAGCCGGCAAGAGACGATGGAGATTGTGGAGAGTTCTTTAGAAAGCGCATATATCTGGGATGAAGTTAAAGACAGGCTTAATGAGTCGGCTTTTAAGTTGTCAGGAGGTCAGCAGCAACGTCTATGCATAGCGCGTACACTGGCTGTGCGGCCGAAGGTAATCCTGTTTGACGAGCCGTGTTCCGGGCTTGACCCGGTCTCAACGGCAAAAGTAGAAGAAGCAATGTTGGAATTAAAGAAAAAATACTCAATAGTATTGGTTACTAACAACGTTAAACAAGCTGCCAGGGTTGGGGATAAGACTGGATTCTTTCTTTCGGGAGAACTTATAGAATTGGACACGACTGAAAAGATCTTTACCGGGCCTTCTGATAAGCGTACTGAAGAGTATATAATGGGTAAATTTGGTTAGCAGGGTTAAAAATGAAAAAAATAACTACAATTAATTTGAACTTATGGTATGACAAATTCCACGCCTTAAAAGACGTCAATACCGCTTTTGAAGAGAAAATGATAACGGCCATTATAGGGCCTTCGGGTTGCGGGAAGTCTACGTTGTTGAGGGTTTTTAACCGTATGAATGACCTTATAGACGGAGTTTCTGTTAAAGGCCAGGTGAAGATCGATGATACCGATATCCTT contains:
- a CDS encoding DNA-binding response regulator, giving the protein MKERVLIVDDEKDIVKMLEYNLKKEGYITYSAFDGEEALNQVAAKKPDIIILDLMLPKIDGLEVCKTIKKDDELAFIPVIMLTAKTQEADKVAGLEIGADDYITKPFSPRELIARVKAVLRRVKEKDRAPQIFNIGKLMVDLSKITVTVNNTAVDLTSKEFELLAALIKARGRVLSREYLLDNIWGYDNAIDIQTRTVDVHIMALRRKLKSEAKRIITVKNYGYKFKIE
- a CDS encoding PAS domain-containing protein — encoded protein: MLLFNAKNRRIRELTDKLNAIASGSQDYKFRTDYKDGIGSLSEAISLCVSLFREKVSALEKEVAKSHAILNSMAEGVIITDIESRIVSFNPSIEEIFHVTRAASQGKFFLEVISNTDISEVISEVLRNKEFISREISLLWPVQRVFHVNASPLLEEERISGCLVVIHDITEIRRLEAMRRDFIANISHEIKTPLTSIKGYVETLLEGAMDDKENRIEFLNIIRNHTNRLNTLIEDLLNLSYLESGSAALDKTAVNLYNLTQEVLSGFKGQALRRNIKIVNNLPSDISVAADKNMMYQVFNNLLDNAFKFNKDNTSIKIYSETISGLIKVTIEDSGCGIPEKEAGRIFERFYRVDKARSRELGGTGLGLSIVKHIIELHLGTVGVDSIEGIGSKFWFTIPCLSE
- a CDS encoding DUF2490 domain-containing protein, which translates into the protein MKFICIRYIYPVSYQHIKKGGRMKRFLVAAAGLFLMAISSAYSYDDGDFQVWHTETQEKEINNSLKVGLEEEVRFGGSASELYYHHYDLGFVKSINKNLDIGVNYRQVYEKKSGKFKEENRPHINAVLKTSFLGCQIDDRNRFQYRHFDYKADLWQYRNKLTVRLPFKFSRFEFKPYISDEVFIDLDDNGLSRNRFYSGLAFKLFKDLKGEIYYLLQSSKGATHWTDANVLGTKVKLSF
- a CDS encoding phosphate ABC transporter substrate-binding protein encodes the protein MLVVSVCIWLNPLFAASTDSMQIKGSDTMVNLVQSWAEEYMNINHDDFIAVTGGGSGTGIASLISGTCDIAMSSREIKTKEIDMAKQRGIEPHEMKVALDGLAVVVNPKNPVDKLTINQLADIFTGRIKNWKELNGPDQKIVILSREVNSGTHVYFKEHVLRNNDTASKKEFAPSALLLSSSQAIADEIASNPAAIGYYGMGYISKAQKAIAVAKDARSAYITPTIDNVIDGKYPISRPLFFYTKGLPQGIVKSFIDFILSSKGQEIVIDTDFVPIKR
- the pstC gene encoding phosphate ABC transporter permease subunit PstC, with the protein product MRKFKESIIEKLIIVCGLASIFFVILILLFLLKEGLSVFKTAGFVDFILGRKWYPISEPAQLGILPLIIGSLLVTFGAVVISVPIGVACAVFIAEVAPSRIKELLKATVELLSAIPSVVLGFVGMVTLVPWIKNIFHLPTGLTAFSGSIMLAFMAMPTIVSIAEDALYSVPKTYKEGALALGATHWQAIYRVMLPAASSGILAAVMLGIGRVIGETMAVMMITGNAAVIPTSLFQPVRTLTATIAAEMGETVVGSEHYFALFAIGIVLFIISFLINVTADLFLHKKR
- the pstA gene encoding phosphate ABC transporter permease PstA; protein product: MKHNPKRSQNIAFFFMLLATFLIVLPVGLIVFAIIKKGIPAISWEFLTEMPRQGMRAGGIFPAIIGTFYLVSGAILFALPIGLLSAIYLSEYAKDNLLTRIIKLAIVNLAGVPSVVYGLFGLALFVIFLKFGASILSGSLTLGIMILPIIITSSREALESVPYSFREASWSLGASKWQTIRYVVLPNAIPGILTGTILGLGRAAGETAPILFTVAAFYLPRLPKSIFDQAMALPYHLYVISTQVPNVDEKIRYGTALVLLSLVLFMNLIAIVIRYHFRKKKKW
- a CDS encoding phosphate ABC transporter ATP-binding protein, which translates into the protein MVKFSIKDLNVWFGQVTALREVSLDIQENEILSIIGPSNSGKTTFLRMLNRLNELQPGFRMFGRVLLDNRNIMNIDAELLRRQVGMVFALPLPLPMSIFDNVAYGIKMQGGFSRQETMEIVESSLESAYIWDEVKDRLNESAFKLSGGQQQRLCIARTLAVRPKVILFDEPCSGLDPVSTAKVEEAMLELKKKYSIVLVTNNVKQAARVGDKTGFFLSGELIELDTTEKIFTGPSDKRTEEYIMGKFG